From a region of the Candidatus Sysuiplasma acidicola genome:
- a CDS encoding imidazoleglycerol-phosphate dehydratase, protein MKQRVHSVRRETKETQIVLSLNADGRGICEFDSEGLQMVGHMVNTLARYSSFDISVKAKGDMVHHTSEDVAICLGIAMKKCIDDWPVKRMGYAVVPMDDALVQVAVDLSGRSYFSSDELAWPFEHFLSSFASNAAINLHVVVVRGKDEHHVVEAAFKALGLSLRQAMERRDGEVSAKGSVLLEVDDG, encoded by the coding sequence ATGAAGCAGAGAGTTCACAGTGTGAGAAGGGAGACAAAGGAAACGCAGATAGTGCTGTCGCTGAACGCCGACGGCAGGGGTATATGTGAGTTCGACTCGGAGGGTTTGCAGATGGTAGGTCATATGGTCAATACGCTCGCGCGTTACTCCTCATTCGATATCTCGGTGAAGGCCAAGGGCGACATGGTACACCACACCAGTGAAGACGTGGCCATCTGCCTGGGCATTGCCATGAAGAAATGTATCGACGACTGGCCGGTGAAGAGAATGGGATATGCAGTTGTCCCCATGGACGATGCACTTGTCCAGGTTGCCGTCGACCTTTCGGGCAGGAGTTATTTTTCGTCAGATGAACTGGCATGGCCGTTCGAACATTTCCTCTCGAGCTTTGCATCCAATGCGGCGATAAATCTTCACGTGGTTGTTGTCAGGGGTAAGGACGAGCATCACGTTGTGGAAGCGGCTTTCAAGGCGCTCGGTCTGTCCCTGCGCCAGGCAATGGAGAGAAGGGACGGGGAGGTCTCGGCCAAGGGATCTGTTCTGCTGGAGGTGGATGACGGATGA
- the hisF gene encoding imidazole glycerol phosphate synthase subunit HisF — protein sequence MKRIIPCLDILGDGVVKGVKFKNLRNAGDPVELSARYEQEGADEIAWLDIGATNASRETMFGRLSDTASVLFIPLTAGGGLRSLEDVSRALGSGADKISLNTAAVRNPELIRGVSEEFGSQCVVVSIDAAWNTMSQRYEVYTNSGTLATGMDAVEWSRRVQELGAGEILLTSRDADGTGKGYDERLVSAVASSVTVPVIASGGCGTTDDFINVLGRCGADAALAASVFHFGTLSIAEVKGALLSHGIAVRNTGGAGAG from the coding sequence ATGAAACGGATCATACCGTGCCTCGACATACTCGGCGATGGCGTAGTGAAGGGAGTGAAATTTAAAAACCTGAGGAACGCAGGCGATCCGGTGGAACTCTCTGCCAGGTACGAGCAGGAGGGGGCGGACGAAATTGCATGGCTTGACATCGGCGCAACCAACGCATCGAGGGAGACGATGTTCGGCAGGCTCAGTGACACGGCTTCCGTCCTGTTCATACCGTTGACCGCGGGAGGGGGTCTCAGGTCGCTCGAAGACGTCTCGCGGGCGCTTGGCAGCGGAGCAGACAAGATATCGCTCAACACGGCGGCGGTGAGAAACCCGGAGCTGATAAGGGGCGTAAGCGAAGAGTTCGGAAGTCAGTGTGTGGTCGTTTCAATAGATGCGGCGTGGAACACTATGTCGCAGCGTTATGAAGTTTACACAAACTCTGGCACGCTTGCAACGGGCATGGACGCGGTCGAGTGGTCGCGCAGGGTGCAGGAGCTCGGTGCCGGCGAAATACTGCTCACGAGCAGAGACGCAGACGGAACCGGGAAAGGATACGACGAGAGGCTGGTGTCCGCAGTAGCTTCCTCAGTAACTGTGCCTGTCATCGCATCCGGCGGATGCGGCACGACTGATGATTTCATCAATGTGCTCGGAAGGTGCGGCGCGGACGCAGCGCTTGCCGCATCCGTTTTCCACTTCGGCACGCTGAGCATTGCCGAAGTGAAGGGAGCGCTGCTGTCACACGGCATAGCTGTCAGGAACACGGGAGGTGCCGGAGCTGGATGA
- a CDS encoding bifunctional phosphoribosyl-AMP cyclohydrolase/phosphoribosyl-ATP diphosphatase HisIE — MPELDELRPLIVQDALDGTVLMLGYTSAESILKTKETGYVHFWSRSRQKLWMKGETSGNRLKLVELREDCDGDTLLARVYVEGPGKVCHTGKRSCFFEDGTEWKGSALAIPLLLERLFDERMVDSSADSYVFRTLSKRDEPLKKVGEEAAEFILSAKDGKTAQTVDEAADLLFHFLLALKYTGMSYTEVLEKLRARHVENDGKH, encoded by the coding sequence GTGCCGGAGCTGGATGAACTCAGGCCGCTCATTGTGCAGGACGCGCTGGACGGCACCGTTCTGATGCTCGGCTACACCAGCGCCGAATCCATTCTGAAGACGAAAGAGACGGGATATGTGCACTTCTGGAGCAGGAGCAGGCAGAAGCTGTGGATGAAGGGCGAAACGTCCGGAAACAGACTCAAACTCGTCGAACTCAGGGAGGATTGCGACGGCGACACGCTGCTCGCCAGGGTTTATGTCGAGGGACCGGGGAAGGTGTGTCACACGGGAAAGCGGAGCTGTTTCTTCGAAGACGGAACGGAATGGAAAGGAAGCGCGCTTGCGATCCCCCTGCTGCTCGAAAGACTTTTCGACGAAAGGATGGTCGACAGCTCCGCTGATTCTTATGTCTTTCGCACCCTTTCGAAAAGGGACGAACCGCTCAAGAAGGTCGGTGAGGAAGCAGCCGAGTTCATACTGAGTGCAAAGGACGGAAAGACTGCACAGACTGTCGACGAGGCCGCCGACCTGCTCTTCCATTTCCTGCTTGCGCTGAAGTACACGGGTATGAGCTACACCGAAGTGCTGGAAAAACTCAGAGCGAGACACGTCGAAAACGATGGCAAACATTGA
- the polX gene encoding DNA polymerase/3'-5' exonuclease PolX: protein MDPANGQVVDMLNEIADILEITGSDRFRPLAYRRASRTIEALPKPISAYIAEGSVSELAGVGEAITAKIKEFTTTGRLEYLENLRKSIPHGLLDMLKLQDVGPKTAGRLFAELRVTSIDELEKACREHRVRVIKGFGEKTEEKILQSIEFYRSSGGRFLLAEADEVASLLIGHLENHAERILPAGSLRRRRETVGDIDIIASSSAPERIMDAFVSMPEVRTVLSKGDTKSSAVLKNGIQVDLRVVPGESFGAALMYFTGSKDHNVILRTISIDRGYKLNEYGLFSREGGTAVAGRSEEEIYTALSLQYIQPELREARGEIEAASANRLPVLVEEGDIRGDMHCHTDWSDGSSTLEEMVAAAEKRGYQYIGITDHSKSEKVANGLPVERMDRQIERIHALNDSHSFRTKVLVGSEVDILPDGRLDYDNDVLSRLDFVVGSIHSRFNMEKKEMTERLLTAMSNPHLTIFGHPTARQIGKREAISFDADAVFGAAADNDVFLEVDGSPERLDLNDSLIIEAKKHGCGFMLDSDAHHHSSLSNMRYAVAMARRGWLEKLDVGNTQDAEHMLKMLRA, encoded by the coding sequence ATGGATCCGGCTAACGGCCAAGTCGTCGATATGCTGAATGAAATCGCCGACATACTGGAAATCACAGGTTCGGACAGGTTCAGGCCCCTCGCTTACAGGAGGGCTTCGAGAACAATCGAAGCGCTGCCCAAACCAATATCCGCGTACATCGCGGAGGGAAGCGTGTCGGAGCTTGCAGGCGTCGGCGAGGCGATAACAGCAAAGATAAAGGAATTTACTACAACAGGCAGGCTCGAGTATCTGGAAAACCTGAGGAAGAGCATACCCCACGGACTGCTGGATATGCTTAAGCTGCAGGATGTGGGACCAAAGACTGCGGGAAGGCTTTTCGCTGAGCTCAGGGTGACGAGCATAGACGAACTGGAGAAGGCATGCAGGGAACACAGGGTGCGGGTTATCAAGGGTTTCGGGGAGAAGACCGAGGAGAAGATACTGCAGAGCATAGAGTTTTACCGTTCCAGCGGCGGCAGATTCCTTCTGGCGGAAGCCGATGAAGTGGCTTCATTGCTCATCGGGCATCTCGAAAATCATGCTGAACGCATTCTGCCCGCAGGTTCGCTGAGGAGGAGGCGCGAGACTGTCGGAGACATCGACATTATTGCATCGTCGTCCGCGCCGGAGCGTATAATGGACGCATTTGTTTCAATGCCCGAGGTGCGCACCGTCCTCTCGAAGGGAGATACAAAATCCAGTGCCGTCCTGAAAAACGGCATCCAGGTTGACCTCAGAGTCGTGCCGGGTGAGAGTTTCGGCGCGGCACTGATGTATTTCACAGGATCGAAAGATCACAATGTCATACTCAGAACGATATCCATTGACCGCGGATACAAACTGAATGAGTACGGATTGTTCAGTAGGGAAGGGGGCACGGCGGTGGCCGGAAGGAGCGAGGAGGAGATATATACGGCGCTTTCGCTGCAATACATTCAGCCGGAGCTGAGGGAAGCGAGGGGTGAGATTGAAGCCGCTTCGGCAAACAGGCTTCCCGTCCTGGTCGAGGAAGGGGACATCAGGGGCGATATGCACTGCCACACGGACTGGAGCGATGGCAGCAGCACGCTGGAGGAAATGGTGGCTGCAGCAGAAAAGCGCGGTTACCAATACATTGGCATCACCGATCACTCTAAAAGCGAGAAGGTGGCAAACGGACTGCCGGTGGAGAGAATGGACAGGCAGATTGAGCGCATACACGCGCTCAACGATTCGCACAGTTTTAGAACGAAGGTGCTGGTCGGAAGCGAGGTGGACATACTGCCGGACGGCAGACTGGATTATGACAACGACGTGCTGAGCAGGCTCGACTTTGTCGTCGGCTCCATCCATTCCAGATTCAACATGGAGAAGAAGGAGATGACAGAGAGACTGCTGACTGCAATGTCAAATCCGCATCTCACTATTTTCGGACACCCCACGGCGAGACAGATAGGCAAGCGGGAGGCGATATCGTTCGATGCCGACGCCGTTTTCGGCGCGGCGGCGGACAACGACGTGTTTCTCGAAGTGGACGGTTCGCCGGAGAGACTGGATCTGAACGATTCGCTCATAATAGAGGCAAAGAAACATGGCTGCGGTTTCATGCTTGACAGCGATGCCCACCATCACTCTTCACTCTCCAACATGCGTTACGCGGTGGCGATGGCCAGACGCGGATGGCTGGAAAAGCTGGATGTGGGAAACACACAGGACGCAGAGCATATGCTGAAGATGCTTCGTGCATGA